The genomic segment GCATATTATACTTACTCTCGCCATAAGCGGTGGCGATCACAAAATATCTTGTAGAAAAAATGATGGAAATATGGCAACATATTGAATATTATGGAGTAAAGATGATTTTACGACACCGCCCATTTTCTAAAGCGCTTTTACGAGCATCAATCCAGCTCCTTGGCGTCCTCGGTTTTTTAGCTTTAGTCCTGGCTTTTGCCGGAGTTCCTTTCAAAGTCTTAAAGTGGATGTCTGCGGCGCCTTATTCGGACAAGTGTGATTACATCCTGCTCCTTCCCGGCGGGGGAATTCCAAGTCCGTCCATGCTCCTGCGGTCATACAAGGCGGCCGAGGAATTCAAAAAGAATCCTTCCGCGAAAGTCGTCATTTCGCTGAAGACAGGCCCGGCCCTGGAACAATCTACTTCGTGGGACATCCGTAATGAGCTTGTGTTGCGCGGCGTTCCGGTGGACTCCGTCATTTTTGAACGCCAGGCCACCAGCACCGCGGAACACGCCAAATACATCCGTGAACAGAATATCGGCGACCCGGCGAAAAATTCCTATTTGATAGTCACATCACCCAGCCACATCATGCGCTCAATGGCCTCATTCAAGGCGGCAGGATTTAAGAACATATACGCTTCACCCGCATACTCGGCGGGGGAGAAGGAAGATTTGGGGGGAGGTCAGCTTTTGCGTTACGATTTCTGGAGCGCGCTGGAGACGGAAGTGGAGATCGCCCGCGAATTCACGGCGCTGGCTTATTACAAATTGACGGGGAGGGCCTGACTGGACGGCAAATAGCTTGAGTATCGTTACGTTATAGGTTACACTACGTCTGTGATCAGGAATTTCAGGCATAAAGGACTTGAAAAATATTTTACGGCTGGAAGCAAGGCCGGGATAGCCGTTGCGCATGAAAAAAGGTTGCGCTTGATCCTGTTCCGGCTGAACG from the Nitrospinota bacterium genome contains:
- a CDS encoding YdcF family protein, with translation MSAAPYSDKCDYILLLPGGGIPSPSMLLRSYKAAEEFKKNPSAKVVISLKTGPALEQSTSWDIRNELVLRGVPVDSVIFERQATSTAEHAKYIREQNIGDPAKNSYLIVTSPSHIMRSMASFKAAGFKNIYASPAYSAGEKEDLGGGQLLRYDFWSALETEVEIAREFTALAYYKLTGRA